In a single window of the Necator americanus strain Aroian chromosome X, whole genome shotgun sequence genome:
- a CDS encoding hypothetical protein (NECATOR_CHRX.G23828.T1), translated as MQLAFLDFEAAFDSPHRGRLLNALRTDGVPGKFVRLLDDINQRKTAAVRTPAGCTTPFEVVTGVRQGAVAGAFLSNFAIYDIMRRTVDHCPADIILTVLAYGLRLRPDKSKQMWISSRPRAEVRVDGQPIELVDEFCYLGCTLKNDGSHERDVQQRYANATSAFNTLTKCLWSTHITNEVKLRVYLSAIRPIMMYGSETAAPSTGMERLDCKKRKLLRRLLGYFWPRMFYKPFIFVADVVRDGIFPKADKRSEKIPVHDSSRSSLCEH; from the exons atgcaactagcgtttctggattttgaagccgcgttcgactctcctcaccgaggccgtcttctcaatgcgctccgcaccgatggagtaccaggaaagtttgttcgcttgcttgatgacataaATCAGCGAaaaactgctgcagttcggacaccagccggatgtacaacaccatttgaagtggtaactggagtaagacaaggggcagtggcaggagcCTTCCTGTCCAATTTCGCCATctacgacattatgcgaagaacagtagatcattGTCCTGCCGATATAATTCTAACAGTATTAG cctatggactacgtctacgccctgataaatccaagcagatgtggatctcttcgagacctcgagcGGAagtcagggtggacggacaaccgatagaactcgtcgatgagttctgttacctgggctgtacgctgaagaacgaTGGCAGccacgagagagatgttcagcaaagatacgCTAACGCCACTTCTGCGTTTAAcaccttaacgaaatgtctgtggtcgacccacatcaccaacgaagttaagctgcgagtctacctatccgcaattcgccccatcatgatgtatggATCGGAGACGGCAGCTCCATCTACAgggatggagaggcttgattgcaagaaacgaaagctgcttagacgactacttggctacttttggcctagg atgttctacaagccgttcatattcgtcgCCGATGTTGTCCGTGacggtatcttcccaaaagccgacaaACGAAGCGAAAAGATCCCAGTTCATGATAGTTCTAGGAGTTCGCTTTGTGAACATTGA
- a CDS encoding hypothetical protein (NECATOR_CHRX.G23827.T1): MPGSTQRTLRNSRKTKEPISTHSTFQTVSQSKNDEIDIESLSCAGIINEILERNTDPVIEKMVLALKTKITQKMADGVEAEKRGRSIVITGLAELGADRSLTERQRDLEEKVSNVLDAPEVDYLPEVACRLGKFNANKPRLVKDVLLSRSHWAKALSRAHLLRSTSFSNIFVRKSMTAAERKRDYELRHEARLRNERSSTREWVVYKDTLTHITELPRKPMTGNL; the protein is encoded by the coding sequence ATGCCTGGATCTACTCAGCGCACTCTCCGTAATTCCCGCAAAACGAAAGAACCTATCAGCACTCATTCGACATTTCAAACCGTTTCTCAGTCCAAAAATGATGAGATTGACATCGAGTCGCTCTCTTGTGCCGGAATCATCAacgaaattttggaaagaaacacAGATCCTGTCATTGAGAAGATGGTTCTTgccttgaaaacaaaaatcacacaaaaaatGGCTGATGGAGTTGAAGCTGAAAAGAGGGGCCGCAGTATTGTGATCACTGGCTTAGCGGAATTGGGTGCTGATAGGTCTTTGACAGAAAGACAGAGGGacctagaagaaaaagtgtcCAATGTCCTTGATGCGCCTGAAGTTGACTACCTACCCGAAGTAGCTTGTAGGTTGGGAAAGTTTAACGCTAACAAGCCACGTCTTGTTAAAGATGTACTCCTTTCTCGCTCCCACTGGGCAAAGGCTCTGTCAAGAGCGCATCTCCTACGCAGCACAAGCTTTTCGAACATATTTGTACGTAAAAGCATGACCGCGGCAGAACGAAAACGGGATTATGAGTTAAGGCACGAGGCTCGTCTGAGAAATGAACGGTCATCTACGCGTGAGTGGGTGGTTTACAAAGATACTCTCACCCACATCACTGAACTTCCCCGCAAACCAATGACGGGAAACTTATAA
- a CDS encoding hypothetical protein (NECATOR_CHRX.G23826.T1), with protein MNKHSNSTTERFKALLESCDLAQNIDAPIRLHPILDPVLSSGFSITGIEILPPFANSDHNVVSFMFDFNTDQRLYLPLPDFSRVNYSELRKFLARVDWLEVFDNYQSIAEMYRRFCPVMYDSLAKFVPLKFNKNYVPTYPLHLRNLFDQKNRLFYQLDNPLNNALYRKICAGLDYHMKKYLTYRERRLSKTCMKKFHNFFAKRIKQAQKLPVLRTDNGNLIKTDLEKANALAEFFASNYSLKLNERSHNLPLPTTDSSATQVPQRSFDFVIYPNEVLTVLKRLNPSFSCPYDGIPQVVYQKCANVLCLPLAHIFNASLIFSEVPNIWREALITATAKKKKKQF; from the coding sequence ATGAATAAACATAGCAATTCCACTACTGAACGCTTCAAAGCTTTATTGGAAAGCTGTGATCTAGCCCAAAACATTGATGCTCCCATTCGTTTACATCCCATTCTCGACCCCGTTCTTTCTTCCGGATTTAGTATCACTGGTATCGAAATTCTGCCTCCCTTTGCCAATTCCGATCACAATGTTGTTTCTTTCATGTTCGACTTTAATACTGATCAACGCCTCTATCTGCCCTTGCCAGATTTCAGTCGCGTAAACTATTCCGAGTTACGTAAATTTCTCGCTCGTGTGGACTGGCTGGAAGTTTTCGACAACTATCAGTCGATTGCAGAAATGTATCGTCGTTTTTGCCCAGTGATGTACGATAGTTTAGCCAAGTTTGTGCCGCTGAAGtttaacaaaaattatgtACCTACTTATCCTTTGCATTTACGAAATCTATTTGACCAAAAGAATCGACTCTTCTACCAACTTGATAACCCTTTGAACAACGCTCTCTATAGAAAAATTTGCGCTGGTCTTGACTATCACATGAAAAAATACCTTACATATCGTGAGCGGCGTTTGTCGAAAACATGTATGAAAAAGTTTCATAACTTCTTCGCCAAAAGAATTAAACAAGCACAAAAACTGCCTGTGTTGAGGACTGACAATGGGAATTTGATCAAAACCGATCTCGAAAAAGCTAACGCACTTGCTGAATTCTTCGCTTCTAACTACTCATTAAAACTGAATGAAAGAAGTCATAATCTTCCATTGCCAACTACTGATTCCTCTGCCACTCAGGTTCCTCAAAGGTCCTTCGACTTTGTCATCTATCCAAATGAAGTCCTTACCGTTCTAAAACGTTTAAATCCTTCGTTTTCGTGTCCCTACGATGGTATTCCCCAGGTAGTTTACCAAAAATGTGCAAATGTTTTGTGTCTTCCTCttgctcatatttttaatGCGTCGCTTATCTTCAGTGAAGTTCCTAACATTTGGAGAGAGGCACTTATTACCGCaacagccaaaaaaaaaaaaaaacaattctga
- a CDS encoding hypothetical protein (NECATOR_CHRX.G23822.T3) — MRGLPARGRSRPKKLVRHRQQHPVRLATLNVGTLTERSRELADSLRKRRVDICCVQETRWKGSKARELGDGYKLIYHGTSNRNGVGIILNESFRNSVTAVDRLSDRLMAVKVDTGEVELRVASAYAPQADCSEEEKASFWEDLERYVQSLESEEVLLIGGDFNEHVGSRKDGSESCHGGYGHGARNEDGLRILEYTVTSDLIIANTQYRKRKLHLITYTSGGRETQVDFWMLRRRDRRLLQDSKVIPTDHVAAQHHLLVMDLKISRPRKRHPRTETQRIKWWNLKDRKEAAIREKKSKYKLRWRTRQPDDRDTYLAARRETNKAVSKADRYKAVYDMFDTREGERAVYCLVRARHRSMLDMEHTKIVNGADGAVLRRSGQILERWREYYNHLCNEEFCHPPIPTVPSVEGPVLPITAVEVSAALAKMKSNKATGPDDIPADIWKLLGDRRSVWLATLFNNIVAEGRTPDVWQTSVTVPVWKWKGDIADCTSYRPIRLLCHTMKVFERVLEARLRKIVSVSLNQCGFVKDCSTIDATHAVRILLEKHREKNHSVHLAFLDLEKAFDRVPHELLWMSMRSHRVPDEYVRWTKLLYAKPTSVVRCAAGTSRPFPVQAGVHQGSSLSPLLFILCTDTITKEIQKQHPWTLLFADDVMLASESRDDLQKQVQSWMDQLQQYGLRLNTSKTEYMECGPRIEDGSIRVDGTELNKVNCVKYLGSKVTSTGDIDQSRARVNAAWMKWKMATGVLCDKKFPVRLKSKIYKTVVRPVALYGCECWPTTKALERVLHADADVEVDDRCNAKRESI, encoded by the exons atgcgagggctaccggctagaggacgaagccggccaaagaagttagtccgccatcgccagcaacatccagtgcgcttggcaacacttaacgttgggacgcttactgaaagaagtcgtgaactggcagacagtctcagaaaacgccgtgttgacatatgttgtgtacaggagactcgctggaaaggctccaaggcaagggaattaggcgatggctacaagctgatctaccacggcacatcaaatcgcaatggcgttggtatcatattgaacgagtcgtttagaaatagcgtcacagcggtggatcgactatcggatcgcttgatggctgtaaaagtagatacaggagaagtggaattgcgagtcgcctctgcttatgcgccacaagcggactgtagtgaagaagagaaggcaagCTTTTGGGAGGATCTGGAGcggtacgtccaatccctggaaagcgaagaagtacttttaatcggaggagacttcaacgaacatgtcggttcccggaaagacggatccgagagttgtcatggtggatacggccatggagctcgtaacgaggacgggttgcgaatcttGGAGTATACTGTtacaagtgacttgatcattgctaacacgcagtatcggaaaagaaaattgcatttgatcacgtacaccagcggcggtcgtgaaacacaagtagatttctggatgttacgccgacgagatcgccgacttctgcaggattcaaaagtcatccctacagaccatgtcgctgcccaacaccatctgctcgttatggacttgaaaatctcccgtccaaggaagagacatccaaggactgaaacacagcgcatcaaatggtggaatctgaaggatcgaaaggag gcggcaattcgtgagaagaagtccaagtataagctcagGTGGAGGACACGTCAGCCTGATGATCGGGAtacttacctagcggcgaggAGGGAGACTAataaggcagtctccaaggcggaccgctacaaggctgtgtacgacatgtttgataccagagaaggcgagcgggcagtgtattgtttagtcagagcgcgaCATCGCTCAATGTTGGATATGgaacacaccaagatcgttaatggagctgatggagccgttctgcgccgctctggtcagatcctagagaggtggcgagagtactacaatcacttgtgtaacgaagagttctgtcatcctcccatcccaaccgttcccagcgtcgagggtcctgttctaccaattactgccgtcgaagtcagtgctgccctcgcaaaaatgaagtcgaacaaggcgaccggtcctgatgacatacctgctgatatctggaagctgctaggagatcgacggtccgtgtggctcgcaactctatttaacaatatcgttgcagaaggacggactccagacgtttggcaaacttccgtgaccgtgcctgtttGGAAatggaaaggagacattgctgactgcacctcgtacaggcctatacgactgctgtgccatacgatgaaggtttttgagcgtgtcctggaagctcgtctgaggaaaattgttagcgtttcactcaaccagtgcggctttgtgaaggactgcagcactatagatgctacccatgctgtccgaatcctcctggagaaacatcgagagaagaaccacagtgtgcatcttgcttttctcgatctcgagaaagctttcgaccgtgtcccacatgagctgttatggatgtccatgaggtcgcatagagtaccagatgaatatgtgcggtggacgaagctactttatgcgaagcctaccagtgttgtacgatgtgctgctggaacaagcaggccattccctgtacaagcaggggttcatcagggttcatccctctcacctctgctgttcatactgtgcacggacacgataacgaaggaaatccagaagcagcatccgtggactctactctttgccgacgatgtcatgctcgcgtcggagtctcgagatgatcttcagaaacaagtgcagtcttggatggatcagctgcagcaatatggattgcgcctcaacacatcaaaaactgagtacatggagtgcggaccaaggatagaggatggttcaattcgtgtcgatggcaccgaattaaacaaggtgaactgtgtcaagtaccttggatccaaagtgacttccacaggcgacattgatcaaagtcgagcacgtgttaatgctgcatggatgaaatggaaaatggcaacaggggtactgtgcgacaagaaattccctgttcgactgaagtcgaagatctacaagacggttgtgcgtcctgttgccctttacggatgcgagtgctggccgacaacgaaagccttagaaagagtgctgcacgctgatgcggatgttgaggtggacgataggtgtaacgctaaaagagaaagtatctaA
- a CDS encoding hypothetical protein (NECATOR_CHRX.G23822.T1) — protein sequence MSTLCSSEARAYPRSDAHCPRPGNVANMRGLPARGRSRPKKLVRHRQQHPVRLATLNVGTLTERSRELADSLRKRRVDICCVQETRWKGSKARELGDGYKLIYHGTSNRNGVGIILNESFRNSVTAVDRLSDRLMAVKVDTGEVELRVASAYAPQADCSEEEKASFWEDLERYVQSLESEEVLLIGGDFNEHVGSRKDGSESCHGGYGHGARNEDGLRILEYTVTSDLIIANTQYRKRKLHLITYTSGGRETQVDFWMLRRRDRRLLQDSKVIPTDHVAAQHHLLVMDLKISRPRKRHPRTETQRIKWWNLKDRKEVFSRPWLHLHFLTLLVVWRKCGRLLPALYA from the coding sequence atgtctactttgtgttcttcagaagctagggcgtaccccagaagcgacgcgcattgtcctcgcccgggcaatgtggcaaatatgcgagggctaccggctagaggacgaagccggccaaagaagttagtccgccatcgccagcaacatccagtgcgcttggcaacacttaacgttgggacgcttactgaaagaagtcgtgaactggcagacagtctcagaaaacgccgtgttgacatatgttgtgtacaggagactcgctggaaaggctccaaggcaagggaattaggcgatggctacaagctgatctaccacggcacatcaaatcgcaatggcgttggtatcatattgaacgagtcgtttagaaatagcgtcacagcggtggatcgactatcggatcgcttgatggctgtaaaagtagatacaggagaagtggaattgcgagtcgcctctgcttatgcgccacaagcggactgtagtgaagaagagaaggcaagCTTTTGGGAGGATCTGGAGcggtacgtccaatccctggaaagcgaagaagtacttttaatcggaggagacttcaacgaacatgtcggttcccggaaagacggatccgagagttgtcatggtggatacggccatggagctcgtaacgaggacgggttgcgaatcttGGAGTATACTGTtacaagtgacttgatcattgctaacacgcagtatcggaaaagaaaattgcatttgatcacgtacaccagcggcggtcgtgaaacacaagtagatttctggatgttacgccgacgagatcgccgacttctgcaggattcaaaagtcatccctacagaccatgtcgctgcccaacaccatctgctcgttatggacttgaaaatctcccgtccaaggaagagacatccaaggactgaaacacagcgcatcaaatggtggaatctgaaggatcgaaaggaggtattttcgcgtccgtggctccatctacacttcctcaccctactcgtagtgtggaggaaatgtggtcgtctacttccagcgttatacgcttga
- a CDS encoding hypothetical protein (NECATOR_CHRX.G23821.T2): MAEHFIHIRHVLLYEFESGHLATEAHRNLSQVFGAEALSGRSVRVWYQRFKSGNKKLEDEPRSSRPTAKSFDELKNLVEQHPYERVRYFAASLGHSLSTVSNGLRSLGIVKKLRQWLPHALSHDNCQRRLDICTQLLSRNRRFDWLDTIVTEDKKWVLYVNHTHKRAWCAGDEIPDPFVKVTVEVYCAQLQRLADKIRKEHPKLENVRLLHDNARPHIAKKTSQKILELGWEVLPHPPYSPDLGPTDYHLFRSLLHHLEKKRYDDRDHLENDLRAFFASKSPEFYAKGIRDLVRRWQKVVDVDGEYFVE, from the exons atggccgaacatttcatccatattcgacacgtactcctttacgagttcgaatctggccacctcgctactgaagcccatcgaaacttaagtcaagtattcggcgCTGAAGCCCTTTCTGGGCGGTCTGTGCGCGTCTGGTACCAGCGCTTCAAatccggaaacaagaaactcgaagatgagcctcgctctagtcgaccgactgcaaaaTCGTttgacgaactgaagaatctggtggagcagcatccatatgaacgtgtgcggtattttgctgccagtcttggccaTTCGCTATCCActgtgagcaatggactgcgatctctcggaatagTGAAAAAGCTCcgtcagtggctcccacatgcattgagccaCGACAACtgccaaagacgcctggacatctgcactcagctgctctccagaaaccgcagattcgactggctggacaccattgtcactgaagataaaaaatgggtcctctacgtcaaccacacccacaaacgtgcatggtgcgctggcgatgaaattccggatcctttcgtgaaag ttactgtcgaggtctactgcgctcaactgcaaagactggccgacaaaatccgcaaggagcacccgaagctcgaaaacgttcgcctgctgcacgataatgcgcgccctcacatcgcgaaaaagacttcccagaaaattctggagctcggatgggaagttctaccgcacccaccgtacagcccggacctggGCCCGACCGACTACCatctcttccgatcgcttctgCATCACCTGGAaaagaagcgctacgatgatcgtgaccacctcgaaaatgaccttcgggctttcttcgcctccaagtcgccggagttctatgccaaaggaatccgtgatcttgtgagacgttggcagaaggttgtcgatgttgatggagaatatttcgtcgaataa
- a CDS encoding hypothetical protein (NECATOR_CHRX.G23822.T2) yields the protein MLDMEHTKIVNGADGAVLRRSGQILERWREYYNHLCNEEFCHPPIPTVPSVEGPVLPITAVEVSAALAKMKSNKATGPDDIPADIWKLLGDRRSVWLATLFNNIVAEGRTPDVWQTSVTVPVWKWKGDIADCTSYRPIRLLCHTMKVFERVLEARLRKIVSVSLNQCGFVKDCSTIDATHAVRILLEKHREKNHSVHLAFLDLEKAFDRVPHELLWMSMRSHRVPDEYVRWTKLLYAKPTSVVRCAAGTSRPFPVQAGVHQGSSLSPLLFILCTDTITKEIQKQHPWTLLFADDVMLASESRDDLQKQVQSWMDQLQQYGLRLNTSKTEYMECGPRIEDGSIRVDGTELNKVNCVKYLGSKVTSTGDIDQSRARVNAAWMKWKMATGVLCDKKFPVRLKSKIYKTVVRPVALYGCECWPTTKALERVLHADADVEVDDRCNAKRESI from the coding sequence ATGTTGGATATGgaacacaccaagatcgttaatggagctgatggagccgttctgcgccgctctggtcagatcctagagaggtggcgagagtactacaatcacttgtgtaacgaagagttctgtcatcctcccatcccaaccgttcccagcgtcgagggtcctgttctaccaattactgccgtcgaagtcagtgctgccctcgcaaaaatgaagtcgaacaaggcgaccggtcctgatgacatacctgctgatatctggaagctgctaggagatcgacggtccgtgtggctcgcaactctatttaacaatatcgttgcagaaggacggactccagacgtttggcaaacttccgtgaccgtgcctgtttGGAAatggaaaggagacattgctgactgcacctcgtacaggcctatacgactgctgtgccatacgatgaaggtttttgagcgtgtcctggaagctcgtctgaggaaaattgttagcgtttcactcaaccagtgcggctttgtgaaggactgcagcactatagatgctacccatgctgtccgaatcctcctggagaaacatcgagagaagaaccacagtgtgcatcttgcttttctcgatctcgagaaagctttcgaccgtgtcccacatgagctgttatggatgtccatgaggtcgcatagagtaccagatgaatatgtgcggtggacgaagctactttatgcgaagcctaccagtgttgtacgatgtgctgctggaacaagcaggccattccctgtacaagcaggggttcatcagggttcatccctctcacctctgctgttcatactgtgcacggacacgataacgaaggaaatccagaagcagcatccgtggactctactctttgccgacgatgtcatgctcgcgtcggagtctcgagatgatcttcagaaacaagtgcagtcttggatggatcagctgcagcaatatggattgcgcctcaacacatcaaaaactgagtacatggagtgcggaccaaggatagaggatggttcaattcgtgtcgatggcaccgaattaaacaaggtgaactgtgtcaagtaccttggatccaaagtgacttccacaggcgacattgatcaaagtcgagcacgtgttaatgctgcatggatgaaatggaaaatggcaacaggggtactgtgcgacaagaaattccctgttcgactgaagtcgaagatctacaagacggttgtgcgtcctgttgccctttacggatgcgagtgctggccgacaacgaaagccttagaaagagtgctgcacgctgatgcggatgttgaggtggacgataggtgtaacgctaaaagagaaagtatctaA
- a CDS encoding hypothetical protein (NECATOR_CHRX.G23823.T1) encodes MTSSYDWIGSVSRLLWRNDVSGAGGVWTLMALDRGSEFSSIEVDDTENGGVTVKCIYFLCGCDLLGKQVLRVLGTISKVGEERGGV; translated from the exons ATGACTTCTTCATACGACTGGATTGGTAGTGTTTCTCGACTGTTGTGGCGTAACGACGTGTCTGGTGCAGGTGGTGTCTGGACGTTGATGGCGTTAGATCGTGGAAGTGAATTCAGCTCGATTGAAGTAGACGACACCGAAAATGGAGGAGTGACGGTGaaatgcatttattttttgtgcgGCTGCGATCTCCTAGGGAAGCAG gtcttgcgtgtacttggaacaatatcgaaggttggcgaggagagaggaggagtttga
- a CDS encoding hypothetical protein (NECATOR_CHRX.G23829.T1), whose product MFTKRTPRTIMNWDLFASFVGFWEDTVTDNIGDEYERLVEHLNDCTRKRRRGAARAAGNHEFTSKLARRCREAIKEDFKERRAD is encoded by the exons ATGTTCACAAAGCGAACTCCTAGAACTATCATGAACTGGGATCTTTTCGCTTCGTttgtcggcttttgggaagataccgtCACGGACAACATCGGcgacgaatatgaacggcttgtagaacatcttaACGACTGTACGAGAAAGCGAAGG cgtggagctgcacgagctgcaggcaaccaTGAATTCACGTCCAAGCTCGCAAGGcgttgcagagaggcgataaaagaagacttcaaagagagaagagcagactGA
- a CDS encoding hypothetical protein (NECATOR_CHRX.G23821.T1), which translates to MAEHFIHIRHVLLYEFESGHLATEAHRNLSQVFGAEALSGRSVRVWYQRFKSGNKKLEDEPRSSRPTAKSFDELKNLVEQHPYERVRYFAASLGHSLSTVSNGLRSLGIVKKLRQWLPHALSHDNCQRRLDICTQLLSRNRRFDWLDTIVTEDKKWVLYVNHTHKRAWCAGDEIPDPFVKGEIHEKKIILSVWYMESTVSNCCRTTRQLLSRSTALNCKDWPTKSARSTRSSKTFACCTIMRALTSRKRLPRKFWSSDGKFYRTHRTARTWARPTTISSDRFCITWKRSATMIVTTSKMTFGLSSPPSRRSSMPKESVIL; encoded by the coding sequence atggccgaacatttcatccatattcgacacgtactcctttacgagttcgaatctggccacctcgctactgaagcccatcgaaacttaagtcaagtattcggcgCTGAAGCCCTTTCTGGGCGGTCTGTGCGCGTCTGGTACCAGCGCTTCAAatccggaaacaagaaactcgaagatgagcctcgctctagtcgaccgactgcaaaaTCGTttgacgaactgaagaatctggtggagcagcatccatatgaacgtgtgcggtattttgctgccagtcttggccaTTCGCTATCCActgtgagcaatggactgcgatctctcggaatagTGAAAAAGCTCcgtcagtggctcccacatgcattgagccaCGACAACtgccaaagacgcctggacatctgcactcagctgctctccagaaaccgcagattcgactggctggacaccattgtcactgaagataaaaaatgggtcctctacgtcaaccacacccacaaacgtgcatggtgcgctggcgatgaaattccggatcctttcgtgaaaggtgaaattcaTGAGAAGAAGATCATACTGAGCGTCTGGTacatggaatctaccgtttcgaactgctgccggacaacacgacagttactgtcgaggtctactgcgctcaactgcaaagactggccgacaaaatccgcaaggagcacccgaagctcgaaaacgttcgcctgctgcacgataatgcgcgccctcacatcgcgaaaaagacttcccagaaaattctggagctcggatgggaagttctaccgcacccaccgtacagcccggacctggGCCCGACCGACTACCatctcttccgatcgcttctgCATCACCTGGAaaagaagcgctacgatgatcgtgaccacctcgaaaatgaccttcgggctttcttcgcctccaagtcgccggagttctatgccaaaggaatccgtgatcttgtga
- a CDS encoding hypothetical protein (NECATOR_CHRX.G23824.T2): MENELKQELNRRMRPASIAFVPVRETTDQLTDQHPRAHLFDPTVFPALCYTAETWADIAATSRKLLTTYKALEKCLLKCNQRTQEPAFAAPTYKQCPIFATHVESKA, from the coding sequence atggaaaatgaattgaagcaggaactgaatagaaggatgagaccAGCATCGATAGCATTCGTACCCGTCAGGGAAACTACTGACCAGCTGACGGACCAACATCCCCGTGCCCATCTCTTTGACCCGACAGTttttccagcgctctgttacacagcggagacgtgggctgACATCGCTGCCACATCTAGGAAACTACTCACTACCTACAAAGCCCTTGAGAAATGTCTTTTGAAGTGTAACCAGCGCACACAAGAGCCAGctttcgcagctccgacttacaAGCAGTGTCCCATCTTCGCGACCCAtgtcgaaagcaaagcatag
- a CDS encoding hypothetical protein (NECATOR_CHRX.G23824.T1): MRPASIAFVPVRETTDQLTDQHPRAHLFDPTVFPALCYTAETWADIAATSRKLLTTYKALEKCLLKCNQRTQEPAFAAPTYKQCPIFATHVESKA; the protein is encoded by the coding sequence atgagaccAGCATCGATAGCATTCGTACCCGTCAGGGAAACTACTGACCAGCTGACGGACCAACATCCCCGTGCCCATCTCTTTGACCCGACAGTttttccagcgctctgttacacagcggagacgtgggctgACATCGCTGCCACATCTAGGAAACTACTCACTACCTACAAAGCCCTTGAGAAATGTCTTTTGAAGTGTAACCAGCGCACACAAGAGCCAGctttcgcagctccgacttacaAGCAGTGTCCCATCTTCGCGACCCAtgtcgaaagcaaagcatag